GTTCTGTTCCTTATGTTGTGTTCAACAGCCTTGGCTGGAATCGAAGTGAAGTCGTTCAACTTCATATGCACGATGGATTGGATCGCTACGTCATTGATGAAGAAGGTCAGCGTTTGCGCATGGATCGGGAAGATGGCGAAATTTCGGTTCTGGTGACGGATATTCCAGCCTTTGGTCATAAGACGATTTGGCTCGTACCGGAAAATGCAAAAGAAACAAATGTACGGGAAATGGCGAGCATTGCTGGGCAAAAGAACTTTACAGATACATGGGAAACCGAGTATTACCAAGTTCAGTTTAACGAGCTTGGCGAGATATCCCGCTTGTGGGACAAGACAGCAGAACGCGAGATTCTGAAGCCAGGTGAACGCGGCAATCAATTTCACTTTTTCCATGACCGTCCGACGCTCTGGGATGCCTGGGATATCGACAGCCGTTATGAGGCTCAGGTTGCTGGAGAAGTGGAGCTCTTGGAGAAAAAACTGGTTTTGGCAGGTACTACGAAGGACGTACTTCGTTTTCAGTGGAAGCTTCATCAGTCTGTGATTACACAGGATATGGTGTTCTATCATGACAATCGACGGATCGATTTCAAAACCCATGTAAGCTGGAATGAAGATCATAAATTGCTCAAAGTGGGCTTCCCGATCGATATAGTGACTTCCAAAGCAACCTATGAAATTCCATTTGGTGCATTGGAGCGTCCAACTCATCGCAACACGAGTTGGGAGCAGGCTCAGTATGAAGTGTGCGGACACCGCTTCGCAGATGTCGCCGAGCACGGATATGGCGTCAGTCTACTTAATGATTGCAAATATGGATACGACGTACAAGGAAGCACGATTCGCCTTTCCTTGTTGCGTGCACCGAGATGGCCTGACCGGACTGCGGATATTGGAGAACATGATTTCACCTATTCCCTGTATCCACATGAAGGCGACTGGAGAAGTGCACATACGGTACGTCAGGCAGCCGAATTGAACCATGAAGTGCCTGTGCATCAAGTGGAGCAAATGCAACAGCCGCAGCAAGTGCAACCGATGAAACAGGTGCAGCAGAGTCAGAGCAAAGGGGCTGAAGTCGAACCAACAGTAACTGTGGCATACTCACGCCCAGCAAGTGGCTCATGGATTAATTTCGACAGCCAACATGTCATTCTGGACACGGTCAAACCGGCAGAGGATGGACACGGCACCGTACTTCGTTTCTATGAGTCATCAGGCAAACGCGAAAGCATCACATTACAATGGCCGCATGCCTTTGAGCAAGCATATCACTCCAACGCTCTGGAAGAACCGATCAAACCACTGGCCCATACCAAAGGCCAGATTACATTATCTTTTAAACCTTACGAAATACAAACCGTGCTACTGCGGTAAACCTTTTTGAAATATTTTGAGCTATATAGGAGTAAACGTATTTACACGATAGAGGGCAGAAAGAATTCGAAGAAGCGAAGCGTTCGCCTCAAAAGCTTTCTGAAAGAAAGCTACATCGGAAGCATACGCTATCCCCGGATTTTACCCTTTAGAAAAGGGAATCAAAAAATCTGGGGATAACAGCGATCGGAGGATATTTCTGACCGCGCAGTGGTCCCGTGTAAATTTTTTGTTTCATCCTCAATAGCTACACCATTCAATTTGTTTAAGGAGTGCACTCATTCATGGAACAATTCAGACTACCCAAAATACCGATGCCACCTGTTGCATTGCCACAAGCCGTACAGGCTGTAATGGAAGAAGCAGAGCAGAAGCTGGCGCATCGACCGAAGCTGCTTCAACTATTCAAGAACTGTTTCCCGAATACGATTGAAACAACAACGAAATTAATGGATGACGGCACAACCTTTGTCATCACTGGCGATATTCCAGCTTCCTGGCTGCGTGATTCCGTGGAGCAAGTGGTGCATTACATTCCATTTGCCAAGGAAGATCAAGACCTGCAACGCATTATTGGCGGTCTGATCAAGCGTCACATCCAGTACGTTCATATTGATCCATATGCTAACGCCTTTAACGAGACAGCCAATGACTGGCACTGGAACACCACCGACGTGACCGAGATGTCACCTTGGGTGTGGGAGCGCAAATTCGAAATTGATTCCTTGTGCTTTGTCGTGCGTCTCGCTTATTTATATTGGAAAGAAACCGAACTGACGGATATTTTCGATTCCAGCTTCAAAGCCGCCATGCGCAAAATCGTAGATCTGTTCAAGGTGGAGCAGCATCACATGGAGCAATCACCATACAGCTTTACCCGCAATAACGGTATTGCTACGGATTCAATCCGCAATAACGGACGAGGCATGCCCGTCAATTACACAGGCATGATCTGGTCTGGTTTCCGTTCCAGTGATGATGCGTGTGATTTCCATTACAACATTCCAGGCAATATGTTTGCCGTCGTTGCCCTGCGTCAGATGCAGGAGTTCGCGGAGTGGGTATTCCGGGATATGGAGTTCCTGCAGGAACTTAAGGATCTGGAAGCCGAAGTAGATCATGGTATCCAGCTGTACGGTATTTACCGTCATCCTGAATTTGGCCCGATCTATGCTTATGAGACGGATGGATTCGGCAACTACTGCCTGATGGACGATGCGGGTACACCGGGACTGATGTCTATTCCTTATCTTGGTTACGTCACAGCGGATGATCCGATCTATCAGAATACGAGACGTTTTGCGCTCAGCAAAGAGAATCCGTTCTATTATGAAGGCAAAGTTGCCAAAGGAATCGGCAGCCCGCATACACCGCCGGATTACATCTGGCATATGGGTCTGTCCATGCAAGGATTGACGGCCCAGTCTGCTGAAGAGAAGCTCGAAATCATTCGGATGCTGGAAGCAACGGATGCGGATACAGGATATATGCATGAAGGTTTCCATGCCGACGATCCGACGATTTTTACGAGAAAATGGTTTGCTTGGTCCAACAGCCTGTTCTCCCAGTTGGTCTATAAATCCATGAAGGATGGTTTGCTATGAGCAGCGCACAGGTGAAGAGAACCAAGTTGATTATTTTCTCTGATCCAACGTTTCCAGTGGAGGGTACTTTGCCAACGCAAGGTGCTCTTGATTCATGGAAAGCATCGGAAGAGATCATCGTTGTGGGCGCGGATGAATTGGCTTCGGCTTTGAGCACAGCGGCAGGTGAAGGGTGTTTCGTGAACCTGCATGCGCCTTATTTTCCAAAATCCGCTTGGACCGCAATTGCAGCTTTTCTTCATCAGGGCGGAAGCCTGATCAGTGTTGGCGGTGCACCATTCAAACGTCCTGTTCGTCAGGAGAATGGGGCATGGATTTCCGAGTCGGAACAAACGGCGTATCACCAGGAGCTTTATATTCATGAGGCATTAAAGGTATCCGCAGCCAAAGTGGATTCACTAATTTCCTCAGAAGATATTTCACTCCTTGCAGGCAAAGAGGGACTGTTCGAGAGTGCGGATACGTGGAATCTGGTACCTCATACAACCAAAACAAGCGATTTGCCACATCAAATGGGTTCCTCAGGTCCGATGAGCACGCAGATTTCTCCGCTGCTTCGCGGCCGCAGCAAGGATGGTCGCAGCATCGCTGCCCCAATCGTATTATGGGAAAACTCCCGCAGTACGTTTGCCGGTTCGCGCTGGCTGTTTGTGCATCTGCCTTTGACGGCTGCTTTCTGGGAACAGAACGGAGCAGCTGAAATGGTGAACTGGGCGCAGTATTGCGCCAAAGGTGTAACCGAGCTATCTCTGAAGCCGAACTATGCTGCATATGATTTGGGTGAACGAGCCTCACTGATCCTCCAAACCCAAATTCTACAGCGTGCGGGCAGCAGAAGAAGTGAGCCGGAACTTTGGACCATTGATTTAACCGTTGAACGGGAAGATCGCACAAACGGCACGGTAGAGAAGGTATGGAATCATCAACTGGAGATGGAACTTTCCGGCGAACAGCGTTTTGAACGGATTCTTCTTCCGTTTTCAATCGAGAGCGGGCTGTACCGAATCATCGGTCGTGTTCAGGCACCGGATGGAGAAGTTCGCATACTGCGGCAGGGCTTCTGGGGTCAGGACGCAGCTTTGCTCGCAGAAGGGGGAGTCATAACACGCAGCAGAGATTATTTTATCAAAGACGGTCGTCCGCTGCCTGTTGTTGGTATGACCTACATGACCTCGGACGTGGCACGGAAATTCCTGTTCCTTCCCAATGCGGATGTATGGGATCGGGATATGGCACAGATGGCGAAAGCCGGCATTAACTGGATTCGGACCGGAATTTGGACTGCCTATCGCAACATGATGCAGGTGGATGGTCATATGTCCGAGGATGTACTGCGTGCTATTGATGCGTTCCTGTTAACGGCAAAACGGCATGGCCTTCAAGTGACGTTCACCTTTTTCTCTTTTACACCCGAGACGTGGGAAGGAACAAATCCATATTTGGACCCGCAGAGCGTAGATGCACAGAAACGCTTCATTCGCAGCATTGTGAGTCGTCACAGACATTCCACACATGTGGACTGGGACTTGATTAATGAACCGTCGATGTTTGATCCTGTGCGCATATTCTCCGATGGGCCACGTTCGGCAAGAGATTCATATGAGCAGCAGGCGTTTATCGCGTGGCTTCAGCAGCGGCATCAGACGATTGAAGCGTTGCAGGAGGCATGGAACATGTCACCTAAGCAGCTCCCTGACTTTACAGCAGCAGTCATTCCTGAACCGGAAGAGATCAATTTCGATGTACAGGATATGCACAAGGCTAAAAAAGGAACACGCTGGCTTGATTACTGTCTCTTCTCGATGGAGATGCATAATGTTTGGGCGAGAGAGCTTGTAGGCACGATCAAGGATCTTGTTCCCCATCATCTGGTTACCGTGGGACAGGATGAAGCTCTCGGAGCACAGCGGCCTTCACCGTTCTTCTACGAGAGTGAAGTGGATTATACAACCGTGCATTCCTGGTGGCTCAACGATGACCTGATCTGGGACGGTATTTTCGCCAAAACACCACATAAACCCAATCTCATTCAGGAGACAGGCATCATGTATGTGGAAACCCCGGATGGCCGGGCC
Above is a window of Paenibacillus sp. E222 DNA encoding:
- a CDS encoding glycoside hydrolase family 125 protein, whose protein sequence is MEQFRLPKIPMPPVALPQAVQAVMEEAEQKLAHRPKLLQLFKNCFPNTIETTTKLMDDGTTFVITGDIPASWLRDSVEQVVHYIPFAKEDQDLQRIIGGLIKRHIQYVHIDPYANAFNETANDWHWNTTDVTEMSPWVWERKFEIDSLCFVVRLAYLYWKETELTDIFDSSFKAAMRKIVDLFKVEQHHMEQSPYSFTRNNGIATDSIRNNGRGMPVNYTGMIWSGFRSSDDACDFHYNIPGNMFAVVALRQMQEFAEWVFRDMEFLQELKDLEAEVDHGIQLYGIYRHPEFGPIYAYETDGFGNYCLMDDAGTPGLMSIPYLGYVTADDPIYQNTRRFALSKENPFYYEGKVAKGIGSPHTPPDYIWHMGLSMQGLTAQSAEEKLEIIRMLEATDADTGYMHEGFHADDPTIFTRKWFAWSNSLFSQLVYKSMKDGLL
- a CDS encoding beta-galactosidase, whose translation is MSSAQVKRTKLIIFSDPTFPVEGTLPTQGALDSWKASEEIIVVGADELASALSTAAGEGCFVNLHAPYFPKSAWTAIAAFLHQGGSLISVGGAPFKRPVRQENGAWISESEQTAYHQELYIHEALKVSAAKVDSLISSEDISLLAGKEGLFESADTWNLVPHTTKTSDLPHQMGSSGPMSTQISPLLRGRSKDGRSIAAPIVLWENSRSTFAGSRWLFVHLPLTAAFWEQNGAAEMVNWAQYCAKGVTELSLKPNYAAYDLGERASLILQTQILQRAGSRRSEPELWTIDLTVEREDRTNGTVEKVWNHQLEMELSGEQRFERILLPFSIESGLYRIIGRVQAPDGEVRILRQGFWGQDAALLAEGGVITRSRDYFIKDGRPLPVVGMTYMTSDVARKFLFLPNADVWDRDMAQMAKAGINWIRTGIWTAYRNMMQVDGHMSEDVLRAIDAFLLTAKRHGLQVTFTFFSFTPETWEGTNPYLDPQSVDAQKRFIRSIVSRHRHSTHVDWDLINEPSMFDPVRIFSDGPRSARDSYEQQAFIAWLQQRHQTIEALQEAWNMSPKQLPDFTAAVIPEPEEINFDVQDMHKAKKGTRWLDYCLFSMEMHNVWARELVGTIKDLVPHHLVTVGQDEALGAQRPSPFFYESEVDYTTVHSWWLNDDLIWDGIFAKTPHKPNLIQETGIMYVETPDGRAKRTEEELHSILERKYAYAFSTGGAGAVQWIWNTNFYMDNANESHIGALRADGTEKPEADVSYDFGRFMEQIRDLFTDRELEDIAVVFPYSNDFSNRSLAYDATTKLTRVMAYELKQPFRAVSEYHLEALKQQPPKLIMVPSPHNMDSDALSELLNFAENEGATLLITGPLGLDAYWKTSDRVDHLVGQRSLGNVQREEMLNINGVNHRVTYGRRRIAEVAKETLLHAENHTPDEVVVLPLGNGKLIWSPLPLELNSRDEPLADLYRYASEVAGIENELEWISGGDLAGIYGRKLSFPKGNLYVFVSEFALNHEVKVRDTRTGAIYTFLLEKNRSVLFATDAAGQLQAVYRPDEVEIVQQEVEGE